Proteins encoded in a region of the Acomys russatus chromosome 14, mAcoRus1.1, whole genome shotgun sequence genome:
- the Nxpe2 gene encoding LOW QUALITY PROTEIN: NXPE family member 2 (The sequence of the model RefSeq protein was modified relative to this genomic sequence to represent the inferred CDS: deleted 2 bases in 2 codons), with protein sequence MQPKDLSVLLTLFPNASLRKLLQMAIVIFVFWVGFMAWKDRTEFLFHLNNPITLKRWRIFKEFLHPEGLQNTMALSPEENEPPIMAILQELNRQIPPRPFLNHSSTTSARESTATILNPRDKYCIGDQLDILLVAKDYFGRRKEYGGDFLRARMSSPALKAGASGKVTDFNNGTYLISFTLSWEGRVSLSVLLIHPSEGVSALWRARNQGYGKIIFTGQFLNGTSPVLTECGLTLNTNAELCQYLDARDHEAFYCLKPSRVPCEALTHMKSMNSNVSYLSHKEQFLFKRFNIGIEVMKNVAITVFPCNKTESKNKKCQVGMKTPFPSGYTLKGRWIAAFCKQNEFSAITDINNCLSRKLIYLMGDSTLRQWVYHLHEVVKTLNFFDHHGTGVFKTHVLLDTERNIFVQWKKHGHPFVTKKLYSVKDDNYIPREIDQVAGDSDTVIAISFGQHFRPFPISIFIRRVINVKKAIERLFLRSPETKVIIKTENIRKLSENTEIFSDFHGSIQNRILRDIFRDLNVGIIDAWDMTIAYRNEDVHPSYSVVKNQVDMFLNYIC encoded by the exons tttctgtttcactTAAACAACCCCATCACTCTGAAGCGATGGCGCATCTTCAAGGAGTTCTTGCACCCTGAAGGGCTTCAGAACACAATGGCCCTGTCACCGGAGGAGAACGAGCCACCGATCATGGCAATCCTGCAAGAGCTAAACCGGCAGATCCCACCCAGACCCTTCCTCAAccacagcagcaccaccagcGCCAGAGAGAGCACAGCCACCATCCTCAACCCTCGAGACAAGTACTGCATAGGGGATCAGCTGGACATCCTGCTGGTGGCCAAGGACTATTTTGGCCGCAGGAAGGAATATGGTGGGGACTTCCTGAGGGCCAGGATGTCCTCCCCAGCCCTGAAGGCAGGCGCTTCTGGAAAGGTGACAGACTTCAACAATGGCACCTACCTCATCAGCTTCACTCTGTCCTGGGAGGGC CGGGTCTCCCTGTCTGTTCTTCTCATACACCCCAGTGAAGGGGTGTCAGCTCTCTGGAGAGCAAGGAACCAAGGCTATGGCAAAATTATCTTCACTGGCCAGTTTCTTAATGGCACATCCCCCGTCCTCACTGAATGTGGCCTTACCTTAAACACAAATGCTGAGCTGTGTCAATACCTGGATGCACGGGACCACGAAGCCTTCTATTGCTTGAAGCCTTCACGTGTTCCCTGTGAGGCCCTGACGCACATGAAAAGCATGAACAGTAACGTCTCCTATCTCAGCCATAAGGAGCAGTTCCTTTTCAAGAG GTTCAACATAGGGATTGAAGTGATGAAGAATGTGGCCATCACAGTCTTTCCATGTAACA agacTGAGAGCAAGAACAAGAAATGTCAAGTTGGAATGAAGACTCCTTTCCCCAGTGGCTACACTTTGAAAGGAAGGTGGATTGCAGCATTTTGCAAACAGAATGAGTTCAGTGCGATAACAGATATAAATAACTGCTTGTCGAGAAAACTGATTTACCTCATGGGTGACTCAACACTGCGCCAATGGGTTTACCACTTACACGAAGTTGtgaaaa ctttaaatttttttgaccATCATGGAACTGGGGTGTTTAAAACTCACGTCCTTCTGGATACTGAACGGAATATTTTTGTCCAGTGGAAAAAACATGGCCATCCTTTTGTTACTAAAAAGCTGTACTCCGTGAAAGATGACAACTACATCCCACGGGAAATTGAC CAGGTGGCAGGAGACAGTGACACAGTGATTGCCATTAGTTTTGGCCAACACTTCCGGCCCTTTCCCATTAGCATTTTCATCCGTAGGGTCATCAACGTCAAAAAGGCCATAGAGCGACTGTTCTTACGAAGCCCGGAGACCAAGGTGATAATTAAAACGGAAAATATCAGAAAACTTAGTGAAAATACAGAGATATTCAGTGACTTCCATGGAAGCATTCAGAATCGCATTTTAAGGGATATCTTTAGGGACCTTAATGTGGGTATTATTGATGCTTGGGACATGACAATTGCATATCGCAATGAGGATGTCCATCCATCTTACAGCGTGGTTAAAAATCAGGTTGATATGTTCTTAAACTATATCTGCTAG